The following are encoded in a window of Sorex araneus isolate mSorAra2 chromosome 11, mSorAra2.pri, whole genome shotgun sequence genomic DNA:
- the TIMM23B gene encoding mitochondrial import inner membrane translocase subunit Tim23B has translation MEGGGGSGNKTTGGLAGFFGAGGAGYSHADLAGVPLTGMNPLSPYLNVDPRYLIQDTDEFILPTGANKTRGRFELAFFTIGGCCMTGAAFGAINGLRLGLKETQNMAWSKPRNVQILNMVTRQGALWANTLGSLALLYSAFGVVIEKTRGAEDDLNTVAAGTMTGMLYKSTGGIRGVARGGLAGLTLTSLYALYNNWEHMKGSLLQQSL, from the exons ATGGAGGGCGGCGGGGGAAGTGGCAACAAAACCACTGGGGGGTTGGCCGGCTTTTTCGGAGCCGGCGGAGCAGGATATTCGCACGCGGATCTGGCTGGCGTCCCGC TAACTGGTATGAACCCCTTGTCTCCTTATTTAAATGTGGATCCAAGATATCTTATACAG GATACAGATGAATTCATTTTACCAACTGGAGCTAATAAGACCAGGGGAAGATTTGAGCTGGCCTTTTTTACTATTGGAGGATGTTGTATGACAG GGGCTGCATTTGGGGCAATCAATGGTCTACGGCTAGGATTGAAGGAAACCCAGAATATGGCCTGGTCCAAACCAAGAAATGTCCA GATTTTGAATATGGTGACTAGGCAAGGGGCTCTTTGGGCTAATACTCTAGGCTCTCTGG cttTGCTCTATAGCGCATTTGGTGTTGTCATTGAGAAAACACGGGGTGCAGAAGATGATCTCAATACAGTAGCAGCTGGAACCATGACAGGCATGTTATATAAATCTACTG GTGGAATTCGAGGAGTAGCACGAGGCGGTCTAGCAGGACTAACACTTACCAGCCTCTATGCACTATATAATAACTGGGAACACATGAAAGGTTCCTTGCTCCAGCAGTCTCTCTGA